The DNA region GCGACCGAGACTGCGCGGCTGCGATCGGACGACTGGTACGCGGCGCGCTGCGACCATCGCGGTGAACTAGAACACGTTCTAGCCAGCGCGGCCTGCTGGCGATATTCTCGAACGGATGCCAAACCAGACACCTGTCCAGATTGCATGGGTGACGAACGACCTCGACGCCACCGAGGCCATGTTGACCGCGTTGCTCGGCGCCAAGAGCTGGGTGCGGATGCCCGCTGTGCACTTCGGTCCCGACACCTGCACCCACCGCGGCGCCCCCGCCGATTTCGTCGCCGATATCTCACTGAGCTATGCCGGCGACACTCAGCTCGAACTGATCGCGCCGGTTTCAGGTCAGAGCATCTATACCGAGTTTCTCGACAACGGAGGGCCCGGCCTGCACCACATCTGCGTCGAGGTCGCTGACCCAGCCGGCCTGGCCGACGCGGTGGCCGCAGCGCAGGACGAGGGAGCCTCGGTTGTTGCCACCGGCACCATGGCGGGAGGCATGGAGTTCGCCTACGTCTCTGCCCGGGACTCCGGGGTCCCCTACCTCGAAATCGCTTACATTCCAGCGCAGATCCGCGCATTTTTCGACCACGTGAAGCAGGAGCAGAAGTGACCATGAACAACGTTCCCGGCACCGTCAACGTCGGCGCGGTCGGCGAATGGTCGGAACAGGCCGACGTCGTGGTGCTGGGATTCGGTATCGCCGGTGGGTGCGCTGCGGTCAGCGCGGCCGCCGCCGGCGCGAAGGTCCTAGTGCTGGAGAAGGCGGCCGCCGCCGGCGGCACCACCTCGATGGCCGGCGGACACTTCTACCTCGGCGGGGGGACAGCCGTGCAGAACGCCACCGGCCACGAGGACTCGGCCGAGGAGATGTACAAGTACTTGGTGTCGCAATCGCGCGACCCCGAGCACGACAAGATCCGGGCCTACTGTGATGGCAGCGTCGAGCACTTCGAGTGGCTCGAGGGACTCGGCTTCCAGTTCGAGCGCAGTTACTACCCAGGCAAGGTCGTCGTGCCGCCGGGGACCGAAGGGCTCTCCTACACCGGCAACGAGAAGGTCTGGCCGTTCTGCGAGCAGGCGAAGCCGGCGCCACGCGGCCACTCGGTGCCGGTGCCCGGCGAACTCGGTGGCGCGGCCATGGTGATCGAATTGCTGCTGAAGCGTGCTGCCGAACTCGGTGTACAGATCCGGTACGAAACCGGTGCCACCGCACTGGTGCTCGGCGACGACGGCGCCGTCGCCGGGGTGGCGTGGAAGCACTTCAGCGAGACCGGGTACGTCAAGGCGGGTGCGGTCGTCATCGCCGCCGGCGGCTTCGCGATGAACGACGAGATGGTGGCCAAATACACGCCCGCCCTGGGACAGCAACGCAAGACCAAGCACCACGGCACCGTCGCGCCCTACATCCTGGGCAACCCCAACGATGACGGCCTGGGCATCGGTCTGGGCGTTTCGGCCGGCGGCGTCGCGGTCAACATGGACCAGTTGTTCATCACCGCGGCGGCCTACCCACCCGAGATTCTGATCACCGGTGTCATCGTCAACAAGGACGGCCGGCGTTTCGTCGCCGAGGACTCCTACCACTCGCGCACCTCGGCGTTCGTACTCGAGCAGCCCGATCAGACTGCGTACCTGATCGTCGACGAGGCGCACATGCAGATGCCAGAGATGCCGCTGATCAAATTTATCGACGGATGGGAGACCGTCTCCGAGATGGAATCCGCGCTGGGCATTCCGACTGGCAACCTCGCCGCGACGTTGGACCGTTACAACGCCGACGCGGCGGCCGGTGTCGACCCCGAGTTCCACAAGCAGCCGGAATACCTTGCCGCACAGGACCACGGGCCATGGGCCGCATTCGACCTGTCGCTCGGTCGGGCGATGTACTCCGGATTCACGATGGGCGGACTGAAGGTGTCGGTGGACGGCGAAGTGCTCCGCGACGACGGCTCGGCGATCGCCGGCCTGTATGCCGCCGGCGCATGCGCGTCCAACATCGCCCAGGACGGTAAGGGCTATGCCAGCGGCACGCAGCTCGGTGAAGGCTCGTTCTTCGGTCGGCGGGCCGGAACGCACGCAGCCCAACGGACGGCTGCGCACACCGCCGACGCCTAGGTGTACTGCCCAGGCAGGTTGATCAATCGGGTGATGGGTGGGACCTTGCCGATCGCCGAGTGTTGCCGATGGTGATTGTAGGTGTGTAGCCAGCCTGGCAGTGCTGAGCGACGGGTGCGTTCGTCGCGGTAGTGGCGGGCAAACGCCCATTCGTTGGCCATCGTGCGGTGAAATCTCTCGATCTTGCCGTTGGTCTGCGGCCGGTAGGGCCGAGTGCGGACGTGTTTGATCTGCAGCTCGGCGCAGGTATCGCGCCAGACGAAGGAGCGGTAGCAGCCACCATTGTCGGAGAGCACTCGACTGACCGTGACTCCGCGAGCGGCGAACCACCCCACGGCGCGTCGTAATACCGCGGCGGCTGTAGTGGCCGTTTCATCGTCGTGAATCTCGGCGTAAGCAACCCGTGAGTGATCGTCGATCACGGTGTGCACGAATGCATGTCCGATCAGCTCGTGGTGGTACTTGCTGCGAGCCTTGCCCGGGGTTAGGCGTCGATTCTTCCCGCCTTGCGCGCGACCGACGAAGCGCCATCCGCCGCCGAAGGGGATGTTGCCGAGCTTCTTGACATCAACGTGAATCATTGCGCCGGGCTGGCCATGTTCGTACCGACGGATCATCTCGCCGGTGCGAATATCGACGTGTGACAGATGGTTCAGGCGGCACCGCACCAGTACGGCATGCACGGTAGACGCGGCCATCGACAGTCGCGACGCGATCGCCAGCGGTGAGAGC from Mycobacterium sp. SMC-4 includes:
- a CDS encoding VOC family protein encodes the protein MPNQTPVQIAWVTNDLDATEAMLTALLGAKSWVRMPAVHFGPDTCTHRGAPADFVADISLSYAGDTQLELIAPVSGQSIYTEFLDNGGPGLHHICVEVADPAGLADAVAAAQDEGASVVATGTMAGGMEFAYVSARDSGVPYLEIAYIPAQIRAFFDHVKQEQK
- a CDS encoding FAD-binding protein, with the protein product MNNVPGTVNVGAVGEWSEQADVVVLGFGIAGGCAAVSAAAAGAKVLVLEKAAAAGGTTSMAGGHFYLGGGTAVQNATGHEDSAEEMYKYLVSQSRDPEHDKIRAYCDGSVEHFEWLEGLGFQFERSYYPGKVVVPPGTEGLSYTGNEKVWPFCEQAKPAPRGHSVPVPGELGGAAMVIELLLKRAAELGVQIRYETGATALVLGDDGAVAGVAWKHFSETGYVKAGAVVIAAGGFAMNDEMVAKYTPALGQQRKTKHHGTVAPYILGNPNDDGLGIGLGVSAGGVAVNMDQLFITAAAYPPEILITGVIVNKDGRRFVAEDSYHSRTSAFVLEQPDQTAYLIVDEAHMQMPEMPLIKFIDGWETVSEMESALGIPTGNLAATLDRYNADAAAGVDPEFHKQPEYLAAQDHGPWAAFDLSLGRAMYSGFTMGGLKVSVDGEVLRDDGSAIAGLYAAGACASNIAQDGKGYASGTQLGEGSFFGRRAGTHAAQRTAAHTADA
- a CDS encoding IS481 family transposase: MVHANAVLTPRGRLMLARLIVDEGWPIVRAAEHFHVSWPTAKRWAVRYLEMGPAGMADRSSRPHHCPHRTPSAIVRKIVELRWRHRLSPLAIASRLSMAASTVHAVLVRCRLNHLSHVDIRTGEMIRRYEHGQPGAMIHVDVKKLGNIPFGGGWRFVGRAQGGKNRRLTPGKARSKYHHELIGHAFVHTVIDDHSRVAYAEIHDDETATTAAAVLRRAVGWFAARGVTVSRVLSDNGGCYRSFVWRDTCAELQIKHVRTRPYRPQTNGKIERFHRTMANEWAFARHYRDERTRRSALPGWLHTYNHHRQHSAIGKVPPITRLINLPGQYT